The following coding sequences lie in one Ostrea edulis chromosome 8, xbOstEdul1.1, whole genome shotgun sequence genomic window:
- the LOC125661248 gene encoding uncharacterized protein LOC125661248 isoform X1, with translation MMLLIVFFLFFLSVLGVQGQLNATQNGGITNGVSNTQPTLNNADAIKVAETLVQTANQLLSILKRGNAPTVLCPNGRPQTHCDPDPCATWDCSNIAGVQCERACDSCDPIFKTRGRDVTSICEMRRVPVNPFQLMNAPISPFDSFASEGFHPIERLFLRGNFPNK, from the exons ATGATGTTGCTGAtagttttctttttgttttttctttcagtTTTGGGGGTACAAGGACAGTTAAATG CCACACAGAATGGAGGAATAACAAATGGGGTCTCAAACACTCAGCCGACGTTAAATAATGCAGATGCAATCAAAGTAGCCGAGACACTTGTGCAAACAGCCAATCAGCTTCTTTCGATTTTAAAACGAGGCAATG CGCCAACCGTTCTCTGTCCCAATGGCAGACCACAGACACACTGTGATCCTGACCCCTGTGCCACGTGGGACTGTTCCAACATCGCCGGAGTCCAGTGCGA GCGTGCCTGTGATTCATGTGATCCAATTTTCAAGACACGTGGACGTGACGTCACATCAATTTGTGAAATGAGGCGAGTTCCGGTTAATCCCTTCCAGCTTATGAACGCGCCCATCTCTCCATTTGATAGCTTTGCATCTGAAG GTTTCCACCCCATAGAGAGACTTTTCCTTAGAGGGAATTTTCCAAACAAATAA
- the LOC125661248 gene encoding uncharacterized protein LOC125661248 isoform X2, whose product MLLLVVISSITVLGVQGQLNATQNGGITNGVSNTQPTLNNADAIKVAETLVQTANQLLSILKRGNAPTVLCPNGRPQTHCDPDPCATWDCSNIAGVQCERACDSCDPIFKTRGRDVTSICEMRRVPVNPFQLMNAPISPFDSFASEGFHPIERLFLRGNFPNK is encoded by the exons tTTTGGGGGTACAAGGACAGTTAAATG CCACACAGAATGGAGGAATAACAAATGGGGTCTCAAACACTCAGCCGACGTTAAATAATGCAGATGCAATCAAAGTAGCCGAGACACTTGTGCAAACAGCCAATCAGCTTCTTTCGATTTTAAAACGAGGCAATG CGCCAACCGTTCTCTGTCCCAATGGCAGACCACAGACACACTGTGATCCTGACCCCTGTGCCACGTGGGACTGTTCCAACATCGCCGGAGTCCAGTGCGA GCGTGCCTGTGATTCATGTGATCCAATTTTCAAGACACGTGGACGTGACGTCACATCAATTTGTGAAATGAGGCGAGTTCCGGTTAATCCCTTCCAGCTTATGAACGCGCCCATCTCTCCATTTGATAGCTTTGCATCTGAAG GTTTCCACCCCATAGAGAGACTTTTCCTTAGAGGGAATTTTCCAAACAAATAA